The Streptomyces sp. NBC_01439 genome contains the following window.
CAGGTGGCGGCCCTGGCGGCGGAGGCCGCCGACGAACTGCGCGCCGCCGTGACCGAGCTGCGCCCGGCCGCCCTGGACGAGGACGGCCTGGTCGCCACCCTCCGCACCCACGTCCACGTCCTCGACCGCGCCCACACCGCGCACGTCACCTTCACCTGTGACGGCGTACGGGCCCTGCCGGCGACCCAGGAGGAAGCGCTGCTCCGCGTCGCCCAGGAGGCCCTGCACAACGCCCTGCGCCACTCCGGCGGCGACCGCGTCGAGGTCACCCTGGCCCGGACCTCCGCCGGGGGCGCGGTCCTCAAGGTCCTCGACACCGGCAAGGGCTTCGACCCCCGGACGGTCCGCAGGGCGGGCCGGCATCTGGGCCTGGTCTCCATGCGGGACCGCGCGAGCGGCGTCGGCGGCCGGCTCACCGTGCACTCGGAGCCCGGTCGGGGCACCACGATCGAGATGGAGGTCCCCGGTGGCTGACAGCACCGCCCGGAGCGGCAGCGGCATTCGAGTACTGCTGGTCGACGACCACCAGGTGGTCCGGCGGGGCCTGCGGACCTTCCTGGAGGTCCAGGAGGACATCGAGGTGGTCGGTGAGGCCTCCGACGGCGAAGAGGGCATCGCCCGGGCCGAGGAGCTGGGACCCGACGTGATCCTGATGGACATCAAGATGCCGGGTACCGACGGCATCGAGGCGCTGCGCAGGCTGCGCGAGCTGGCGAACCCCGCCCGCGTGCTGATCGTCACCAGCTTCACCGAGCAGCGGACCGTGGTCCCCGCCCTGCGGGCCGGTGCGGCCGGATACGTCTACAAGGACATCGACCCGGACGCGCTGGCCGGAGCCATCCGCTCCGTCCACGCGGGCCACGTGCTCCTCCAGCCGGAGGTGGCCCTCGCCCTGCTCTCCCAGGACGACCAGGGCTCTCCGGCGGGCCGGCCCGGCTCGCTGACCGACCGCGAACGCGAGGTCCTGGGCCTGATCGCCGACGGCCGCTCCAACCGGGAGATCGCCCGTGCCCTGGTCCTCTCCGAGAAGACGGTCAAGACCCACGTCTCGAACATCCTGATGAAGTTGGACCTTTCCGATCGGACCCAGGCCGCATTGTGGGCGGTCAGGCACGGAATCGTCGAGTGATCAGAGGTAAATCGGATCGTCTCGTTCCGGACTGAGATTCATACGGTCGGGTGTATGTAGCCCACATGGCGTATCCCGATCGCGGACCGGCCGTTCTCCAAGGCGTGTCGCGACGGCTGGTCGCGGCAGACGTACTGGAGGACGAGAACGTGAAGAACTTCAAGAAGGCCGCAGCCGTCACCATGATCGCTGGTGGCCTCCTCGCCGCCGGCGCCGGTGTCTCCTCGGCGCACGGCGGTGCGTCGGCGGAGGGCGAGGCCCTGAACTCGCCCGGTGTGGCCTCCGGGAACCTGCTCCAGGTCCCCGTCCACGTCCCCGTGAACGTGGTCGGCAACTCGGTCAACGTGATCGGTCTGCTCAACCCCGCCTTCGGCAACACCGGCGTCAACGCCTGACCCCCCGCGTGACCTGACCCCGCACGCGGCGCCGCTTCCTCCCTCTCCCCAGGAAGCGGCGCCGTTCGGTTGCGTCCGCACGCCGTCGCGGGCAGACGGGGGCCATCGACCCCGCCCGCGCGCGAGCCTCATCCCGCGGCCCCGCCCGCGGTCCTAGCGTGGCCCGCATGACGAGGAACCGGGACATCGTCCGATGCGCCGCCGTCGTGTTCGCCGCGGCAGTGGGCCTGATGGGACCGCCGTACCCGCCCGGGGCGCAGGCGGCAGCGCCCACGGCGAGCCCCACCCACGCCGCCTCCGCCCTCGTCTACGTGGCGAACCTCCACTCCGACACGGTCTCGGTCGTCGACCCCCGCTCCGGCACCGTCGTGGACACCGTTCCCGTGGGGAACGGCCCCGACAGCGTGGCCCTCAGCCCCGACGGCTCCCGCCTCTACGTCACCGACTCCGCGGCGGACACCGTGTCCGTGGTCGACACCCGCACCAGGACGGTCGTCGACACCGTCGCGGTCGGACACGAACCGAGCAGGGTGACGGTCTCCCCGGACAACACGAACGTCTACGTGGCCAACGTCGGCTCGGGCACCGTGTCGGTGATCAGCCCTCGCACCCTTTCCGTCACGGACACCATCGCCGTGGGCGACGCACCCCTGGGCCTGGCGGTGACACCGGACGCCCGCACGCTGTACGTCGCCAACGCCGGTTCCGACAGCGTCTCGGTGATCCGCACCGACAGCGGCGCGGTCACCGCCGAGATCCCCGTCGGCGGCGGACCCACCGCCCTCGCCCTCGCCCTCGACGGCCGTCGCCTCTACGTCTCCAACCTGGACTCGGACGACGTGTCGGTGGTCGACACCCGGGCGCGTACGGAGACGGACCGCATCCCGGTCGGCGACCAGCCCGCGGGCATCGGAGTCCTGCCCGACGGCCGCCGCGTCTACGTCGCCGACCTCAGGTCGGACGACGTGTCGGTCATCAGCACCCGCAGCCACACCGTGACGGAAACCGTCGCCGTGGGCGACGGCCCGAACGGCCTCGCCGTAGGCCCGGACGGCCGCAGCGTCCACGTCAGCAACTTCGACTCGGACACCCTGTCGGTGATCGACACCAGAACGGGTAGGACCGCCACCGTCCCGGTCGGCGACGGCCCGACCGGCGTCACGGCGCAAGCAATCCCCCGCTGATCCGCCTCCTCCGTCGCCGTGGCGCGCCCGATCCGCCCCTTCGGCGTTGAGGCGCGCCCACCCCAGCCCCGCCAGGGGGCACCTCCCAGCGGTAGCCGGGGAGTTCGGGGCGCGGGGCGCGGGGCGCAGCCCCACGAAGCCCGGCGCAGCCGGGGCCGCCCGCGCAGCGGCGCCGCAGCCACGCCCGGCAACGCCCCGGCCCGGGGGATCACCCCCGCTCGCGCGCCTCTACGGCCGAGTTGTACGCCGCCACGAGCGCCCGCCGTGCGACCCGCTCCACCGGCCGCAGCGCCTCCGCCCGCGCCGCCATCTCCGAGGCGGCCACCGCGCCCCCGTGCCCGTTCTCGTACGCCAGCGACACCATCAGGTCCACCCGCTGCGCCAGCGCCAGCACCCGTACCGCCCGCGCCGGATACCCCGGCGCCAGCGCCTCCCGTCCGGCCTCCGCCCGAGCCCGGTACGCCGACAGCGCGGCCTCCGCGGCCGGCCCGGACCCCGCGACGTCCAGCCGGGTCAGCACCTCGGTCGCCTCGCGCAGCGCCTCCGCCAGCTCCCGCTCCGCCTCGCCCAGCGAGGGCACGTCGGCCGGCGGGGCCTCCCGTACGGGCAGCACGTGCCAGGTCACCGACACGTGGACGTCCCCGGCCGGGCCGACCTCGGACACCTCCGGCACCAGCCCCAGCGCCGCTCCCACCGCGACGACCGCCTCCTCCGCCTCCAGCGCGCGCGCATTGAACTCCGGCGGCCCGCTCAGACCCAGCGGATGCCCCGGTGCCGGCAGCGCCACCCGCAGCCCCGTCACCCCCAGGGCCCGCAGCCGGCCGAGCGCCAGGGTGAGACCGACGGGGCCCGTTTCGCCCGCCAGCCCCTCCACCCGGTGCACGGCGTCCTCGCCCACGATCGACAACACGGCCTCGTCGGGCGAGACCAGACCGGCCAGCAGTGCGTTCCCCCAGGCGGCCAAGCGCCCTGAACGTGGTTCGAAAAGCATCCCCCCACTTTACGGATCGGCCCCGGCACCGGGCCCCGGCCCCGGACCCCGCTCCGAGTGGCGTAGGTTTTCCCTTGGGGCTGCGTCTACCGGCGCACAGAGAACCGTGACTGCAAGGGGTGACAACACGCTCATGAGCGATGTTCTGGAGCTGGTGGACGTATCCGTGGTCCGCGAGGGCCGGGCTCTGGTGGACCAGGTCTCCTGGTCGGTGAAGGAGGGCGAGCGCTGGGTGATCCTCGGCCCCAACGGCGCCGGCAAGACCACACTGCTGAACCTCGCCTCCAGCTACCTCTTCCCCACCAAGGGCACCGCCACCATCCTCGGCAGCACCCTCGGCAAGGTGGACGTCTTCGAGCTGCGCCCCCGCATCGGTGTCGCCGGCATCGCGATGGCCGACAAGCTGCCCAAGCGGCAGACCGTCCTGCAGACCGTCCTCACCGCCGCCTACGGCATGACGGCGACCTGGCAGGAGGAGTACGAGGACGTCGACGAGCAGCGCGCCCGCGCCTTCCTCGACCGCCTCGGCATGACCGAGTACCTCGACCGCAAGTTCGGCACCCTCTCCGAGGGCGAGCGCAAGCGCACGCTGATCGCCCGCGCCCTGATGACCGACCCCGAGCTGCTGCTCCTCGACGAGCCCGCCGCCGGTCTCGACCTCGGCGGTCGCGAGGACCTCGTACGCCGCCTCGGCCGCCTGGCCCGCGACCCGCTCGCCCCGTCGATGGTCATGGTCACGCACCACGTCGAGGAGATCGCCCCCGGCTTCACCCACGTCCTGATGGTCCGTCAGGGCAAGGTCGTCACCGCGGGCCCGATCGACCTCGAACTGACCTCCCGCAACCTCTCCCTCTGCTTCGGCCTCCCGCTGGTCGTCGCGCGCAACGGCGCCGAC
Protein-coding sequences here:
- a CDS encoding ABC transporter ATP-binding protein; this translates as MSDVLELVDVSVVREGRALVDQVSWSVKEGERWVILGPNGAGKTTLLNLASSYLFPTKGTATILGSTLGKVDVFELRPRIGVAGIAMADKLPKRQTVLQTVLTAAYGMTATWQEEYEDVDEQRARAFLDRLGMTEYLDRKFGTLSEGERKRTLIARALMTDPELLLLDEPAAGLDLGGREDLVRRLGRLARDPLAPSMVMVTHHVEEIAPGFTHVLMVRQGKVVTAGPIDLELTSRNLSLCFGLPLVVARNGADRWTAQGLPLG
- a CDS encoding chaplin; protein product: MKNFKKAAAVTMIAGGLLAAGAGVSSAHGGASAEGEALNSPGVASGNLLQVPVHVPVNVVGNSVNVIGLLNPAFGNTGVNA
- a CDS encoding YVTN family beta-propeller repeat protein, whose protein sequence is MTRNRDIVRCAAVVFAAAVGLMGPPYPPGAQAAAPTASPTHAASALVYVANLHSDTVSVVDPRSGTVVDTVPVGNGPDSVALSPDGSRLYVTDSAADTVSVVDTRTRTVVDTVAVGHEPSRVTVSPDNTNVYVANVGSGTVSVISPRTLSVTDTIAVGDAPLGLAVTPDARTLYVANAGSDSVSVIRTDSGAVTAEIPVGGGPTALALALDGRRLYVSNLDSDDVSVVDTRARTETDRIPVGDQPAGIGVLPDGRRVYVADLRSDDVSVISTRSHTVTETVAVGDGPNGLAVGPDGRSVHVSNFDSDTLSVIDTRTGRTATVPVGDGPTGVTAQAIPR
- a CDS encoding response regulator transcription factor — translated: MADSTARSGSGIRVLLVDDHQVVRRGLRTFLEVQEDIEVVGEASDGEEGIARAEELGPDVILMDIKMPGTDGIEALRRLRELANPARVLIVTSFTEQRTVVPALRAGAAGYVYKDIDPDALAGAIRSVHAGHVLLQPEVALALLSQDDQGSPAGRPGSLTDREREVLGLIADGRSNREIARALVLSEKTVKTHVSNILMKLDLSDRTQAALWAVRHGIVE